In a genomic window of Brettanomyces nanus chromosome 1, complete sequence:
- a CDS encoding uncharacterized protein (MEROPS:MER0211610~EggNog:ENOG41), with amino-acid sequence MPYELAPTEEQFIISTPTPGSLRYVACIMRTPRALVEDPYANNLAPATHRCAILMHGNNSHKNFCFAVKLAQDLSDKLGMYSIRFDFRNCGDSSPNGRDGRTVEEDIEDIEAVYQYVKNGGFNNIKLMVDLMVGHSRGVVDMFEWALHHNDDEHYVPAMVAASGRFIGQGLVNRIREKYPDFEKSGGHTQPAIIKGQYSKIWVPASETHNLGGYDMDDVSEINGDTETLCIYGTRDEIIPLQDAAMYSNALSGRNKLVLISDVDHRYYGVTKISAEDATDNSHPYCERSGVLDYNQDVVDIIIDFLNHESGRKRFYMKNKMIHRFLPRWKKVEGVTNFRDIGGYLSTTGKHVRYNMMYRCADPGSITENGIAELKRLGITTVFDLRSTYERGDSGMIDAEGITNIHVPLFGDQSLAPSEAMMFYTNLMTSWFTFVHVYSDILRVAAPQFKQIFTHIRNHRGEPFLFHCTAGKDRTGVLAMLLLRLLGVPEPIVSREYEMTEYGLLPARPRMERKFMKSLEESGDYESRKTFYKVISKGRKNWSLQKDGFDNLLSARYEVMMETILHLDQEYGSVDAYLENQVGLDHDDLAEIKMSLLVE; translated from the coding sequence ATGCCGTACGAACTAGCCCCTACTGAAGAGCAGTTTATCATTTCTACGCCTACACCAGGCTCCTTGAGGTATGTGGCATGCATAATGCGTACACCTCGGGCCTTAGTAGAAGATCCATACGCAAACAACCTCGCTCCTGCAACACATAGATGTGCTATATTGATGCACGGTAACAATAGTCACAAGAATTTCTGCTTCGCCGTTAAATTGGCTCAGGACCTCTCCGATAAGCTGGGAATGTATTCGATAAGATTCGATTTTCGAAATTGTGGAGACTCCAGTCCGAATGGTAGAGATGGTCGTACCGTCGAGGAGGATATAGAGGATATCGAGGCAGTATACCAATACGTTAAGAATGGCGGATTCAACAATATCAAGTTGATGGTTGATTTGATGGTTGGCCATTCAAGAGGAGTTGTTGATATGTTTGAATGGGCCTTGCACCATAACGATGACGAGCATTATGTTCCGGCAATGGTCGCTGCTTCGGGACGTTTCATTGGACAAGGACTTGTGAACCGGATCCGGGAGAAATATCctgattttgagaagagtGGCGGTCATACACAACCTGCTATCATCAAGGGTCAATATTCAAAGATATGGGTTCCCGCCTCAGAGACCCATAACCTTGGGGGATACGATATGGATGATGTGAGCGAAATTAACGGTGACACAGAAACACTCTGCATCTACGGTACACGAGATGAGATCATTCCTTTACAGGATGCGGCCATGTATTCTAATGCACTTAGTGGCCGAAATAAACTTGTTTTGATAAGTGATGTCGATCATCGGTACTACGGGGTGACAAAAATATCTGCAGAAGATGCCACCGACAATTCTCATCCTTACTGCGAACGCAGTGGAGTATTAGATTACAATCAAGATGTGGTAGACATTATTATTGACTTTTTAAACCATGAGAGTGGTCGTAAACGGTTTTAcatgaagaacaagatgATTCACAGATTCTTGCCGAGATGGAAAAAAGTAGAAGGAGTGACCAATTTTAGAGATATTGGTGGTTATCTGTCTACTACAGGCAAGCATGTTCGTTATAACATGATGTATAGATGTGCAGATCCAGGCTCGATTACAGAGAACGGTATAGCAGAGTTGAAACGACTAGGTATAACGACAGTGTTTGATTTAAGATCCACGTATGAGCGTGGTGACAGTGGTATGATTGATGCGGAAGGTATTACAAATATACACGTTCCATTATTTGGAGACCAGAGTTTGGCACCTTCCGAAGCTATGATGTTCTATACAAATTTGATGACATCATGGTTCACCTTTGTGCACGTCTATTCTGACATTCTACGTGTTGCAGCTCCTCAATTTAAGCAGATCTTTACCCATATTAGAAATCATCGGGGCGAgccatttcttttccactGTACGGCGGGTAAAGATCGTACTGGAGTATTGGCTATGCTATTACTTCGATTGCTTGGAGTGCCTGAACCAATAGTGTCTAGAGAGTACGAAATGACCGAGTATGGACTTCTGCCAGCTAGACCTAGAATGGAGAGAAAGTTTATGAAGTCATTGGAAGAATCAGGAGACTACGAAAGCCGCAAAACGTTCTACAAGGTGATCAGCAAAGGCCGAAAAAACTGGTCCCTACAAAAAGACGGTTTCGACAACTTACTTTCTGCAAGGTACGAGGTGATGATGGAGACTATTCTTCACTTAGACCAGGAGTATGGCAGTGTGGATGCTTACCTGGAGAACCAGGTTGGACTTGACCATGATGATTTGGCAGAGATTAAAATGAGTCTTCTCGTAGAATGA
- the LEU4 gene encoding 2-isopropylmalate synthase (Alpha-isopropylmalate synthase) (Alpha-IPM synthetase), translated as MFKRCRVVLQKALKDEVRGPNSSYSNMLKDPSTKYSGFQAIYLTDRTWPNNHIKKAPRWLATDLRDGNQSLPDPMSIEQKQEYFKKLVQIGLKEIEVSFPSASQTDFDFTRWAVKNAPEDVDIQVLVQSRERLIRRTIDSLEGAKRAIVHTYLATSDLFRNVVFGMSRKEALEKAVRTAKFVRSLTKDDASQQRTNWTYEFSPECFSSTPTEFAVDICRAVKDAWEPTLENPIIFNLPATIEVSTPNVYADQIEYFCRHIGDRDRVVVSLHCHNDRGCGVAATELGLLAGGDRIEGCLFGNGERTGNVDLVTLALNLYTTGISPDLDFSDMKSIIDVAERCNKIPVHPRAPYGGSLVTCAFSGSHQDAIKKGFTAQEKRRTEGDNSWQIPYLTLDPQDIGRNYEAVIRVNSQSGKGGAAWIVQRNLGLDLPKPMQIDFSSIVQDTADGLGRELKANEIISLLQSHYNVDNCANNSIAVKDYNFHKISEQSTHLDAIIDFDGTEIAIHGEGNGPISSFLNALSKALGIEMEVETYAEHSVGQGSKTKAATYVKLSCNGVTRWGIGMHESITRASVNSLVSCANSLIKARALSEDSVKTEDGFAETIEKKVKAKF; from the coding sequence ATGTTCAAAAGATGTCGTGTAGTGTTACAGAAGGCACTTAAGGATGAGGTTCGCGGACCAAACTCATCGTATTCCAATATGCTCAAAGATCCGTCTACGAAGTACTCTGGATTCCAAGCTATATATCTTACCGATAGGACGTGGCCCAACAATCACATCAAAAAGGCTCCTAGGTGGCTTGCCACGGATTTGCGAGATGGTaatcaatctcttcctgACCCCATGTCTATAGAGCAGAAGCAGGAGTACTTCAAGAAGCTGGTACAAATCGGgttgaaagagattgaagtGTCTTTTCCCTCAGCGTCTCAAACGGATTTTGATTTTACTCGATGGGCTGTGAAGAATGCTCCAGAAGATGTTGACATTCAGGTTCTTGTACAGTCCAGAGAGCGTTTGATTAGAAGAACCATTGATTCTCTTGAAGGAGCCAAGCGGGCCATTGTTCACACGTATTTGGCAACCTCCGATCTTTTTAGAAACGTCGTGTTTGGAATGTCTCGTAAGGAAGCCTTAGAAAAAGCAGTGAGAACGGCCAAGTTTGTTAGATCTCTTACCAAGGACGACGCATCCCAACAAAGAACCAACTGGACCTATGAATTCTCTCCAGAATGCTTCTCCAGCACTCCTACCGAATTCGCCGTGGACATCTGTCGAGCAGTGAAGGATGCCTGGGAGCCTACTTTAGAGAATCCaatcattttcaatttgCCTGCTACAATCGAAGTGTCCACCCCTAACGTCTACGCAGACCAGATTGAATACTTTTGCCGCCACATTGGAGATAGAGATCGTGTGGTAGTCTCTCTTCACTGTCATAATGACCGTGGTTGCGGTGTGGCCGCCACAGAACTCGGTCTTCTTGCTGGTGGTGACCGTATTGAAGGTTGCCTATTTGGAAATGGTGAACGTACTGGTAATGTTGACCTTGTGACACTTGCTCTGAATCTGTATACCACTGGTATCTCACCTGATTTGGACTTCTCCGACATGAAGTCTATCATTGATGTAGCTGAGCGTTGCAACAAGATCCCCGTTCATCCACGTGCTCCTTATGGTGGATCTCTAGTCACTTGTGCGTTTTCTGGTTCTCACCAGGACGCCATTAAAAAAGGCTTTACAGCACAGGAGAAGAGACGTACTGAAGGTGACAATTCTTGGCAGATTCCTTATTTGACTTTAGATCCACAGGATATTGGCCGTAACTATGAAGCCGTTATTCGTGTGAATTCTCAATCAGGTAAAGGTGGTGCTGCCTGGATCGTGCAAAGAAACTTGGGTCTCGATCTTCCTAAACCTATGCAGATCGATTTCTCCAGCATTGTTCAGGACACTGCCGATGGCTTGGGTCGTGAATTGAAGGCCAACGAAAttatttctttgcttcAGAGCCATTATAATGTTGACAACTGTGCTAATAACTCAATTGCCGTGAAGGATTACAACTTCCATAAGATTTCTGAGCAGAGTACACACCTTGATGCCATAATCGATTTTGATGGTACCGAAATAGCCATTCATGGAGAGGGTAATGGTCCTATTTCATCCTTCCTTAACGCTTTATCGAAAGCTCTTGGCATCGAAATGGAAGTTGAAACATACGCTGAGCACTCTGTGGGTCAAGGTTCTAAGACCAAGGCTGCTACGTATGTCAAACTTTCTTGTAACGGTGTCACAAGATGGGGTATTGGAATGCACGAGTCTATTACTAGGGCTTCTGTCAACTCTCTTGTCTCTTGTGCCAACAGTCTCATTAAGGCTCGTGCTCTTTCGGAGGATTCTGTGAAGACCGAGGACGGATTTGCAGAAACAATCGAGAAAAAGGTCAAGGCTAAATTCTAA
- a CDS encoding uncharacterized protein (EggNog:ENOG41) — translation MPQKKDPRSRFTILDFVQFLGGVLALCCILSYVFTGTSTWGYTGKYLNSQYYKFVVQHQLISHESILFTTDELALYNGTDTNLPIYVSVNGTVFDVSYGRDIYGPDHGRYHLFAGHDYSRVFVNGCFHRKDQWTFDLRGLDEKEAEIKLQSWIKYYRKHPQYWEVGQLQLPNLNNQPIPEECRDGLKLPSF, via the coding sequence ATGCCACAGAAGAAGGATCCGAGATCAAGATTCACTATTTTGGACTTTGTTCAATTTTTAGGCGGAGTCCTTGCCCTCTGCTGTATTCTCTCGTATGTTTTTACGGGTACTAGTACCTGGGGCTACACAGGAAAATACTTGAACTCTCAGTATTATAAGTTTGTTGTCCAGCATCAATTGATATCGCATGAATCAATCTTGTTTACAACTGACGAATTGGCACTTTACAATGGTACCGATACCAATTTGCCGATATATGTCTCGGTAAATGGTACAGTATTTGACGTATCCTATGGACGGGACATATATGGACCTGATCACGGAAGATATCATCTCTTTGCCGGACATGATTACTCTAGAGTGTTTGTGAATGGATGCTTCCACCGTAAAGATCAATGGACATTTGATTTGAGAGGATTGGATGAAAAGGAAGCCGAAATCAAGCTTCAGTCATGGATCAAGTACTACCGGAAACATCCTCAATATTGGGAAGTTGGTCAATTACAACTCCCCAACTTGAATAATCAGCCGATTCCAGAGGAATGCCGTGATGGGCTAAAATTGCCGAGTTTTTAA
- a CDS encoding uncharacterized protein (BUSCO:EOG09344ST8), protein MAIGKQSTSKTAKKEVIEDPGRGARVSGKWWKKEKKVFRIRSLGVHSSWKDREEQKLKDGQFKAKLKELKEEKEGERKAKIDRIKERREKQEEKERYERLATKMHRKKLERLKRREKRNKMLSER, encoded by the coding sequence ATGGCTATTGGAAAACAAAGTACAAGCAAAACAGCTAAGAAAGAAGTGATTGAAGATCCTGGAAGAGGTGCTAGGGTCAGTGGAAAgtggtggaagaaagagaagaaagttttCAGAATAAGGTCATTAGGAGTGCATAGTTCCTGGAAGgacagagaagaacaaaaatTAAAAGACGGGCAATTCAAGGCCAAACTCAAAGAgctgaaagaagaaaaagaggGCGAGAGAAAAGCCAAGATTGATAGaattaaagaaagaagagagaagcaggaagagaaggaaagatATGAAAGACTTGCCACTAAGATGcatagaaagaagcttgagAGActcaagagaagagagaagaggaaCAAGATGCTCAGTGAGCGCTAA
- a CDS encoding uncharacterized protein (BUSCO:EOG09341AUS), translating into MHSLTGHPAIALNDISICILGSVGMGDIDIPSKFSNTSLRLVSFNVNGVKTLKNYYPWNQRPGYDNALHFMKADIVTFQELKLQREDIDVSIANPTDYKAFITVPQSRKGYSGVGVFVRKPTDQDSDMVKRALTVVKAEEGITGYFHLKRARKSYRDCSIDDKYKDMCIGGFPALEDPVDGRHLDSEGRCILIELAIGLVIISVYCPANSGLTEEGENFRLLFLRCLFERAENLMKMGKEVVIMGDINVSPDLIDNDDSINEGFIQGIIKKSETASEFENINKAQALSFKNNTEARRLLNSYLFDTTKLVENESKDKIIHDITREIQGRRLKMYSVWNTLKNNRPVNIGSRIDLFLATSGIASCARNSDIWRDLYGSDHCPIYCDLELNTKIIEQLANRNTYTTKCNCRHMEAKNYYSLGNSRGISSFFRKPEKHHQEDVVSGNQAKKTKSGSSSVYVSRKRTVKSQRSLTRFFSIIKKTPTENDLYLPPSSSGLFVGDSDEEDEPDNNQEKHKSSISATEFRDLLRTSSFSSAPLCSHNERCALRTVKNSNSGNVGKRFWCCSRQTKNETWNFDKKGLADDTGKQLDEYNCGYFKWVEKR; encoded by the coding sequence ATGCACTCACTCACTGGCCACCCGGCTATTGCTCTCAACGATATTTCAATCTGCATATTGGGTTCAGTTGGGATGGGAGACATTGATATACCAAGTAAGTTTTCTAATACTAGTTTAAGGTTGGTTTCATTCAATGTCAACGGAGTTAAGACCTTGAAAAACTATTATCCTTGGAACCAGAGGCCAGGCTATGATAACGCATTGCATTTCATGAAGGCAGATATAGTGacttttcaagaactcAAATTGCAGAGAGAAGATATTGATGTCAGTATAGCCAATCCTACCGATTACAAGGCTTTCATTACTGTTCCTCAATCCCGTAAAGGCTACAGTGGAGTCGGAGTGTTTGTACGTAAACCAACAGATCAAGATTCCGATATGGTGAAACGCGCGTTGACTGTCGTCAAGGCTGAGGAGGGAATTACAGGATATTTCCACCTGAAAAGAGCCCGAAAATCTTATAGAGATTGttcaattgatgataaGTACAAGGATATGTGCATTGGGGGGTTTCCAGCTTTAGAGGACCCTGTGGATGGGCGGCACTTGGATAGCGAGGGAAGGTGCATATTAATAGAATTAGCGATTGGCTTGGTGATTATATCAGTTTATTGTCCGGCTAATTCAGGACTGACggaggaaggagaaaacTTCCGACTCCTTTTTCTAAGATgtctctttgaaagagcagagaatttgatgaaaatgGGGAAAGAAGTTGTCATCATGGGGGATATCAATGTCTCTCCTGATTTGATAGATAACGATGACTCGATCAATGAAGGATTTATCCAGGGTATAATAAAGAAGTCTGAGACTGCTTCTGAGTTTGAAAATATCAATAAAGCTCAAGCACTCAGCTTTAAGAATAATACTGAAGCTCGAAGATTGCTTAATAGTTACCTATTCGATACCACTAAATTGGTGGAGAATGAAAGTAAAGATAAGATTATTCATGATATAACCAGAGAAATTCAGGGACGACGACTGAAGATGTACAGTGTATGGAACACTCTTAAGAACAATCGTCCGGTTAATATTGGTTCCAGAATTGACCTGTTCTTAGCTACCTCTGGGATTGCATCGTGTGCTAGAAATTCTGATATTTGGCGGGATCTCTATGGTAGTGATCATTGTCCGATCTATTGTGATTTGGAGCTGAACACAAAGATAATTGAGCAATTGGCAAACAGAAATACCTACACTACTAAGTGCAATTGCAGACACATGGAGGCTAAAAATTACTACAGTTTGGGAAATAGTAGGGGTATTTCGTCTTTTTTTAGAAAGCCTGAGAAGCATCATCAAGAGGATGTGGTTAGTGGAAATCAAGCGAAAAAGACAAAGTCAGGCTCAAGTTCGGTGTATGTGAGTCGGAAGAGAACAGTGAAGAGTCAGAGGAGTCTTACAAGATTTTTCTCTATCATAAAAAAGACCCCTACAGAAAATGATTTATATCTACCACCTTCATCTAGTGGATTATTTGTTGGTGAttctgatgaggaagatgaaccGGATAATAATCAAGAAAAGCACAAAAGCTCTATAAGTGCCACCGAGTTCAGAGATTTGTTGAGGACcagttctttttcttcggCCCCGTTATGCTCTCATAATGAAAGATGTGCGTTGAGAACCGTCAAGAATTCAAACAGTGGTAACGTTGGCAAACGATTTTGGTGTTGTTCCAGACAAACCAAGAACGAGACGTGGAATTTTGACAAGAAGGGTCTTGCCGATGATACTGGTAAACAGTTGGATGAGTACAATTGTGGATACTTCAAGTGGGTCGAAAAAAGATAA